Within Pelistega ratti, the genomic segment AGGATCTCTATTAACTAAGTAGTACCTGTATAACTATTAAGGGGTTTCGCTGTTCTAGCGATGACAAAGGCATCTACTTTTTCTACTCCAGCGGCAATTAATGCTCTAGCGGCACAATCTAATGTGCTGCCTGTTGTTAAAATATCATCGATAAGGATAACGTGTTTTTTAGGATAACGTTTAATGCAGTAATATAAGTGACTACTTTTGGCGAAGCGATCTTCTCTATCAAGTGATTTTTGATGATGTTGTGTGGGATGTTTATAAAGTAGGCTTACATCAAGCTGACAGCCTAATTGTTTTGCTAAGTCTTTGGCAAATAAAGTTGCTGGATTAAAACCTCTTTTTTGTAGAGATTGTTCACTACTTGGAATGGGTATTAGTATATCGGTAGGGGATAAGGATATATTTTGTTGTTTAAGTTGCTGATGAAATAGATGTGCAAAGGCTCGGCTAAGATGAGGTTGATAACTATTTTTGAATCGCAGTAATAAGCTATTTAAAGGCGGGATATAATCAAAACCTATAAAAATACGATGTAGAATAAGGCGATGTTCACGGCAGTTTTCACATGGGGTTTCTTTATCAAGAGGTAAAAGGCAATGTGAGCAACGATGGGGGTAGTGGTTAAGACTATATAAAATATCGTGCTGGCATACAGAGCAAAATAGCCCTTTTGTGCTAGGTTCTTGACAGAGAGGGCAAGGAGTTGATAAGAAATTCATCCAACTTTTAAACATAATACCCTTTTATAAAGTGAACATTTTAAAATAGTGGCTACACGCTTTTTAGGTATAACTTTGTATAAGCCTAAAGGATTTTTTTAGTAATTACTAGCCCTAAGGATAAAAATGTCCGACCATTTATCGCCAGATACTTCATCTCTTCAGGAACGTTCTATTAATGCTCGCCATGTTGCTTTACAGTTTGCTCGGCGGCGGTCTTTAGCACAGGCAAGATTTATTCTGGATGAAATTGCTCAGCGAATGATAGATCGCTTATCGTATATTCGTATGCAACCTACCACTTTAATTGATATGGGGTGTGGACCGGGTTTACGTCTTTCTGCCTTACAAGAAAAATACCCTAAGATGAATTATATTGGTGTTGATAGTTGCCCTACTTTTATCCAAGAAGCAAATGATATGCTTAAGAAAAAAGGGGTTAAATCTTTGTTAAACCATATTTTATCGTCTAAATCAGTCTCTTTTATTCAGAAAGATATGGCGGAGACAGGGTTAGCACCAGAGAGTGCCGATATTATTTGGTCTAATCTTGCTTTACATTGGCACCCTTTACCTGAGCGAGTGATGGCTGAATGGCGACGACTATTAAAAGTGGGGGGACTGTGTATGTTTTCTTGTTTTGGTCCCCATACTTGTATTGAGGTCAGGGAAGCCTTAGGGCGAGCAGGGTTGGTGACACAAACCATGGACTTTGTTGATATGCATGATTTTGGTGATATGATGATTGATCAAGGGTTTTTAGATCCTGTGATGGATCAAGAAATTATTACCTTAACTTATAAAACCCCTGAGAAACTACTAGCAGATGTTTATCATTTAGGTGGTAATCCATGTATAGGACGCTCTGATGGATTAAAAGGTCGTCAATGGTATCAAGCCTTACTCGACGGACTAGAGCAAGGACGAAAAGAAGATGGTTTATTACACCTTACATTAGAGCTTTGCTATGGTCATGCTTGGCGAAGTGCAACGACTAAAGGAAGCCAACCTGGGGAAACGCGTATTTCGATTAGTAGTATTGGTTATCGATCATAACGGTATTAGGGAAAAACATACTAGGTTTTTTTCGTAAGAATATAGTATAGTAACAGAATGTGTGAAGAAAATAGTAGATACTATTTTATTTTAATCCTATATGAATATGTTTAACGATGCATGAGAGTGAAAATATGGAGAAAAAATCATTAATTGAGATGTCACCTCGACAAGCCCTTTTCTTTGCTACGATTATTGTGGCAATTCTGGGTTATACGATGATTAATTTAGAATGGGCACCACAGATTTCACTTGTTCTAGTGATCTGCTTTCTCTTGTTATTAGGTGTCGTTAAAAAAGTACGATTTAAAGCGATGCAAGATAGTATGGCTGATGGTGTGATGACAGGTATTGGTGCTTTATATCTATTCTCATTTATTGGCTTATTGGTTTCAGCTTTAATGATGAGTGGGGCGATTCCAACGCTTATGTATCATGGTTTTGACTTTATTTCACCTCATCTTTTTTATGTCTCTGCTTTTGTATTGACTTCTATTGTGGGTGTGGCGATTGGAAGTAGTTTAACCACGTGTGCGACGATTGGTGTGGCATTTATCAGTATGGCAGGTTTTTTTGATGCGAATCTAGCGATTACGGCAGGGGCAATTGTATCGGGTGCTTTCTTTGGGGATAAGATGTCGCCTTTATCGGATACGTGCAGCATTGCATCTTCAGTGGTAGGGATTGATTTATTTGAACATATCCGTAATATGATGTACACCACTGTACCTGCGTGGATTTTAACCGTGCTTTTCTTATGGTTTTTATCGCCAGAGGCTGGTGTAACAGATTTAAGCAAAGTAACCGTTTTACAAGACCAGCTAATAAATAGTGGTTTAGTACATGATTATGCCTTGATTCCTTTTGTTGCTCTTGTTGTATTGGCAGTGCTTAAAGTTCATGCTATCTATACAATCGCCTTAACGATTGTCTTATCCATTATTATTACCTATATACATAGTAGCCCCTCTATGGAACAGTTAGGTGCTTATTTTTTTGTTGGATATAGTTTACCAGAGGGCGTTGATTTGGGTGATGTGGGTAAATTACTCTCTCGTGGTGGCTTAAAATCTATGTTCTTTTCTCAAGTATTAATTATCTTTGCATTGAGTGTAGGGGGATTATTACAAGCACTAGGTATTTTACCCGCGTTATTACGAGGTATTCGTCATCTTATTACAAGTGCTGGACGGGCAGTAGCTGCCGCCGCATTAACTTCTTTAGGAGTGAATGTATTAATTGGTGAGCAGTATTTAAGTATCTTGTTATCAGGAAATGCGTTCCGACCAGAGTTTATTCGATTAGGATTGCATCCTAAAAAT encodes:
- a CDS encoding ComF family protein, which encodes MFKSWMNFLSTPCPLCQEPSTKGLFCSVCQHDILYSLNHYPHRCSHCLLPLDKETPCENCREHRLILHRIFIGFDYIPPLNSLLLRFKNSYQPHLSRAFAHLFHQQLKQQNISLSPTDILIPIPSSEQSLQKRGFNPATLFAKDLAKQLGCQLDVSLLYKHPTQHHQKSLDREDRFAKSSHLYYCIKRYPKKHVILIDDILTTGSTLDCAARALIAAGVEKVDAFVIARTAKPLNSYTGTT
- a CDS encoding methyltransferase domain-containing protein; translation: MSDHLSPDTSSLQERSINARHVALQFARRRSLAQARFILDEIAQRMIDRLSYIRMQPTTLIDMGCGPGLRLSALQEKYPKMNYIGVDSCPTFIQEANDMLKKKGVKSLLNHILSSKSVSFIQKDMAETGLAPESADIIWSNLALHWHPLPERVMAEWRRLLKVGGLCMFSCFGPHTCIEVREALGRAGLVTQTMDFVDMHDFGDMMIDQGFLDPVMDQEIITLTYKTPEKLLADVYHLGGNPCIGRSDGLKGRQWYQALLDGLEQGRKEDGLLHLTLELCYGHAWRSATTKGSQPGETRISISSIGYRS
- the nhaC gene encoding Na+/H+ antiporter NhaC → MEKKSLIEMSPRQALFFATIIVAILGYTMINLEWAPQISLVLVICFLLLLGVVKKVRFKAMQDSMADGVMTGIGALYLFSFIGLLVSALMMSGAIPTLMYHGFDFISPHLFYVSAFVLTSIVGVAIGSSLTTCATIGVAFISMAGFFDANLAITAGAIVSGAFFGDKMSPLSDTCSIASSVVGIDLFEHIRNMMYTTVPAWILTVLFLWFLSPEAGVTDLSKVTVLQDQLINSGLVHDYALIPFVALVVLAVLKVHAIYTIALTIVLSIIITYIHSSPSMEQLGAYFFVGYSLPEGVDLGDVGKLLSRGGLKSMFFSQVLIIFALSVGGLLQALGILPALLRGIRHLITSAGRAVAAAALTSLGVNVLIGEQYLSILLSGNAFRPEFIRLGLHPKNLARTIEDAGTVINPLVPWSVCGVFISNVLGIAVLDYLPYAFFCTLSLVLTLIFGFTGLTISRLSPEEQRALA